A genomic stretch from uncultured Pseudodesulfovibrio sp. includes:
- a CDS encoding aminopeptidase — translation MSLFDQVDMENYAEVLIWALNESREKPLKNKDIVLIRYDIPGLALTEALYSRLMDMHLMPVTMAMPTPYMDMERYLNSSYGQLLFQQPGLGELYSQVAGIVTVLAPEDLTHLQTVDPRTIAEARRAGTPNRRILQRRKQTGTLGWTTCVYPTEALAEASGMTLEEYATALKRACWLNMPSPVKEWKRLQREIGDVCDWLDSLDISSLRVESEDVNLKVPVGENRRFVGVSGGNIPGYEIYFAPDARRVEGTYYADQPSLRYGHLVLGASLDFSDGIAARVEAERGEVFLQNQMYSDSGARRMGEFSLTDKRFSRVDRFMAHTLLDENFGGDNGNCHIALGGSVLESFTGPTEMLTPELEYELGFNSSDMHWDLVNTQPKRVTAWLKSGKPQLIYENGFFRL, via the coding sequence GTGTCGTTGTTCGATCAGGTTGATATGGAAAATTACGCGGAAGTGCTTATCTGGGCTTTGAATGAAAGCAGAGAGAAACCGCTCAAAAATAAGGATATAGTGCTGATCCGGTACGATATTCCCGGACTGGCCCTGACTGAAGCCCTGTATTCCCGCCTCATGGATATGCATCTCATGCCAGTCACCATGGCCATGCCCACACCCTATATGGACATGGAACGGTACCTTAATTCCAGCTATGGACAACTCCTGTTCCAGCAGCCGGGACTGGGCGAATTGTATTCACAGGTGGCCGGGATCGTCACTGTTTTGGCTCCCGAAGATCTGACGCACCTCCAGACTGTGGATCCGCGCACCATTGCCGAGGCCCGACGGGCAGGCACGCCAAATCGGCGCATATTGCAGCGTCGCAAACAGACCGGCACTCTTGGCTGGACAACCTGTGTTTATCCTACCGAGGCGCTGGCCGAAGCATCGGGCATGACGCTGGAGGAATATGCCACGGCTTTGAAACGGGCCTGCTGGTTGAATATGCCAAGCCCCGTCAAGGAGTGGAAGCGCCTTCAGCGTGAAATTGGTGATGTGTGTGACTGGCTTGATTCTCTGGATATCTCATCTTTGCGGGTGGAGTCTGAAGACGTCAACCTCAAAGTTCCTGTGGGCGAGAATCGTCGTTTTGTGGGTGTGAGCGGTGGGAATATTCCGGGGTACGAAATTTATTTCGCGCCTGATGCACGCAGGGTGGAAGGTACGTACTATGCAGACCAACCCTCTCTTCGTTATGGTCACCTTGTCCTTGGTGCATCCCTTGATTTCTCTGATGGCATTGCTGCCCGTGTGGAAGCAGAACGCGGTGAGGTGTTCCTGCAAAACCAGATGTACTCCGATTCCGGTGCACGTCGGATGGGAGAGTTCTCCCTGACGGATAAACGGTTTTCTCGTGTGGATAGGTTCATGGCTCACACCCTGCTGGATGAAAATTTTGGCGGCGACAATGGCAATTGTCATATAGCCCTTGGTGGCTCGGTGTTGGAAAGCTTTACCGGCCCGACTGAAATGCTCACCCCGGAACTGGAATACGAGCTTGGTTTTAATTCTTCGGATATGCACTGGGATCTGGTGAACACCCAGCCAAAACGCGTGACAGCCTGGCTCAAGAGCGGGAAGCCCCAGTTGATTTATGAGAATGGTTTTTTTCGTCTTTAA
- a CDS encoding nucleotide exchange factor GrpE, which yields MTKDKNNDVPITGLYDDEGKIFSEAQGENLDVSDEVGEEEATEVSLSQEELHALCRESVCPGCDVFKEAEGIRLRALADAENVKKRLFRENEEMKKYAGESVLADLLPVLDNLDLALAHTGNLDAACKNFVIGVDMTRKLFLDAVKGHGLDVVPVSVGCEFDPEVHEAVGTVQESDLADNQVAQIVQGGYLLKGRLIRPAKVMVNKA from the coding sequence ATGACCAAAGATAAAAACAATGATGTCCCCATCACAGGTCTTTACGATGATGAGGGCAAGATCTTCAGCGAAGCGCAGGGTGAGAACCTTGATGTCTCCGATGAGGTCGGTGAGGAAGAAGCAACTGAAGTTTCCCTGAGTCAGGAAGAGCTGCACGCCCTGTGTCGTGAGTCCGTGTGCCCGGGGTGTGACGTTTTCAAGGAGGCCGAGGGGATTCGACTTCGTGCCCTGGCTGATGCCGAGAATGTCAAGAAGCGGTTGTTCCGGGAAAATGAGGAAATGAAGAAATATGCAGGCGAGTCGGTTCTGGCGGACCTGTTGCCCGTGCTGGATAATCTTGACCTTGCGCTGGCACATACCGGAAATCTGGACGCCGCCTGCAAGAACTTCGTTATCGGTGTGGACATGACACGCAAACTCTTTCTTGACGCTGTGAAGGGACACGGATTGGACGTTGTGCCTGTCTCCGTTGGCTGCGAGTTTGATCCTGAAGTCCACGAAGCCGTTGGAACCGTGCAGGAGTCTGATCTTGCAGATAACCAGGTCGCCCAGATTGTTCAGGGCGGGTATCTGCTGAAAGGGCGCCTCATTCGTCCGGCCAAGGTCATGGTCAACAAGGCGTAG